Proteins encoded together in one Lysinibacillus sp. FSL K6-0232 window:
- the mraZ gene encoding division/cell wall cluster transcriptional repressor MraZ, which translates to MFMGEYQHSVDAKGRLIIPAKFREALGETFVVTRGLDNCLFGYPMNEWRKLEEKLKGLPMTKKDTRAFARFFFSGATEVEIDKQGRINIPATLIQHAHLEKECVVLGVSNRIEIWAKDAWEAYFSESEQSFNEIAENMIGFDF; encoded by the coding sequence ATGTTCATGGGAGAATATCAACACTCCGTTGATGCAAAAGGACGATTGATCATACCTGCAAAATTTCGTGAGGCTTTAGGCGAAACGTTTGTTGTGACAAGAGGGCTTGATAATTGTCTATTTGGCTACCCTATGAATGAATGGCGAAAACTCGAAGAAAAATTAAAAGGTTTACCGATGACCAAAAAAGATACACGAGCATTTGCAAGGTTTTTCTTTTCTGGTGCAACGGAGGTAGAAATAGACAAGCAAGGTCGCATAAATATCCCAGCTACGCTTATCCAGCATGCACATCTTGAGAAGGAATGTGTAGTGTTAGGCGTTTCCAATCGCATTGAAATTTGGGCGAAGGATGCATGGGAAGCGTACTTTAGTGAGTCTGAACAATCTTTTAATGAAATTGCAGAAAATATGATTGGCTTTGATTTTTAA
- the rsmH gene encoding 16S rRNA (cytosine(1402)-N(4))-methyltransferase RsmH encodes MFDHTTVLLKETVDGLNIDPDGIYVDCTLGGAGHSEYLVQQLSDKGRLICFDQDITAIENAKIRLAPYIERVTFIHANFRYLKDELLAHGIERVDGILYDLGVSSPQLDTPERGFSYHHDAPLDMRMDQTATLTAFEVVNTWAYEDLVRIFFRYGEEKFSKQVARKIEEARKAAPIETTGQLVELIKEGIPAAARRKGGHPAKRIFQAIRIAVNDELGAAEDSLVDAIDMINVGGRISVITFHSLEDRLCKTIFKEASSLPELPPNLPVIPDDMKPTLKLITRKPIVPSDEELAVNNRARSAKLRVVEKINDKGRE; translated from the coding sequence ATGTTCGATCATACAACCGTGTTACTAAAGGAAACTGTTGATGGGTTGAACATCGATCCTGATGGTATTTATGTGGATTGTACGTTAGGTGGTGCAGGACACAGTGAATATTTAGTACAACAATTATCAGATAAAGGTCGTTTAATTTGCTTTGACCAAGATATAACGGCTATAGAAAATGCGAAAATTCGCTTAGCGCCCTATATAGAGCGCGTAACATTTATCCATGCGAATTTCCGCTATTTAAAAGATGAATTATTAGCTCATGGCATCGAGCGGGTTGATGGTATTTTATATGATTTAGGCGTATCTTCCCCACAGTTAGATACACCTGAACGAGGTTTTAGCTATCACCACGATGCCCCACTTGATATGCGCATGGATCAAACGGCAACGCTTACAGCATTTGAAGTTGTCAATACATGGGCATATGAAGACCTTGTGCGGATATTTTTCCGATACGGGGAAGAGAAGTTTTCAAAGCAAGTTGCTCGTAAAATTGAGGAAGCACGTAAAGCAGCACCAATCGAAACAACTGGCCAACTTGTAGAATTAATTAAAGAGGGTATTCCAGCAGCGGCACGCCGAAAGGGTGGACATCCAGCGAAGCGCATTTTCCAAGCAATACGAATTGCTGTTAATGATGAGCTAGGCGCAGCAGAGGATTCACTAGTCGATGCGATTGATATGATTAATGTAGGTGGACGTATTAGTGTTATTACGTTCCATTCATTGGAAGACCGCCTATGCAAGACCATTTTTAAGGAAGCATCGTCATTACCGGAGTTACCACCAAATTTACCTGTAATTCCTGATGACATGAAACCAACTTTAAAGCTTATAACACGAAAGCCAATTGTTCCTTCTGATGAGGAATTGGCAGTTAATAATCGTGCGCGTTCAGCAAAGCTTAGAGTGGTAGAAAAAATTAACGACAAAGGGCGTGAGTAA
- the ftsL2 gene encoding cell division protein FtsL, translating to MAAVRVKQHQHQQVQQPITPPSPQPTIRRRKKTNQKFEKTMLLVLVGIIAVLGVFVLNKQAAIQTTSIDIQKIEAEADKVARQNVDLTVRVSELSTYENIWKKAEELGLTQNEKNVKVVPGE from the coding sequence ATGGCAGCAGTTCGTGTAAAACAGCACCAACATCAACAAGTGCAACAACCAATAACACCACCTAGTCCACAACCCACTATCAGACGTCGTAAAAAAACAAACCAGAAGTTTGAAAAAACAATGCTACTCGTATTAGTTGGTATTATCGCTGTATTGGGCGTATTCGTGCTAAATAAGCAAGCAGCTATTCAAACAACAAGTATAGACATTCAAAAAATCGAAGCAGAAGCAGATAAAGTTGCAAGACAGAATGTTGACTTGACAGTGCGGGTAAGTGAACTTTCTACATACGAAAATATATGGAAAAAAGCGGAAGAACTCGGTTTAACTCAAAATGAGAAAAATGTAAAGGTAGTGCCGGGAGAATGA